A window of Nocardia arthritidis genomic DNA:
GTGGAAAGCAATACCGCGCGTTCCTGGCGCTCCCGCAGAAGTTTGGTCAACAGGGTTCCGCCGATGCCGCGACCCTGCGCGGCCGGATGCACATGTAGTTCGGTCAATTCGAAATAGTCCGAAAGTAGTTCGCGCGCGGACTGCTCCGGCCAGCCGGAGCGGCGCATGCCGCTGTGCACCTGCTGATGCCACCACTGATGCGGCGCGCCGCGGTACCCGTACGCGATGGCGACGATCGGCGCCCTGCGCAGGTCGATCCGCCCGGAGTCGTCGGGGACGACGGCCGCGACCGCCTGCCATCCCGGACGGGTGGTGTGTTCGGTCCACATCGGCGCGCGGTGCTGTTCGGTACCCCGCGGATAGTCCATGGCCGCGACATAGACGGCCAGCGCGTCGTGCAACCTGGAACGTAAGGCGGCGACGGAGAGGTCGACGACGGCTGGGGCTGGGGTGTGATTCGGCTTGACGGCGGTCATATCTCTCGTCGGCCGCGCACGCGCGGAAGTTTGTCGGTGGTCGTCTCTATATTCAAGCTCAATTCAAACGTTCGAATACCTGTTCGGTCCGCGCGGTGCGGCATTGCGGCGCAAAGGGACCGGGGTGCGGCGAATGCGGAGGAACGGCTGATGTCTGGTCGCAACGGTCATCCGGGGCAACCCGGCCGCGCGAGCAAGCTGCTCGAGCGGGCCGACGGCATGCTCATGCAGGCGGCGGGGGAGCGGGATCCGCGCGAGCGTTTCCGCTCCGCGTATCTCGCGGCGCTGCGCGGTGCGGGCGCGGTGCTCGCGTTCACGGGGGCCGATGCGGCGCCGCGGGCGCGCTCGCGCAACGCGTGGGTGCTGATGCAGCGCGCCGCACCGGAATTCGTCATGTGGGCGGACTATTTCAGCGCGCATTCGGAGTTGCGGGCCGCGCTGGAGGCCGGGCTGGACCGGGATGTCGATGATCACACCGCCGACGAGTTCGCCTCGCGGGTCGGCGCATTCCTCCACGATGTGGAAGACCTGCTGGCCACCGCCTCACGCCTGCGTCCGGCGCCCGGTCTGTCCGGCGGCATGACCGCTTAGTTATCACCGAGTAGGTGTCTTCTTGTGGTACGGCTCTGATCGAACTCGTATCATTGGTGGCAGATGGCCCGAAAAGTCGGCCGTCTGTCGTCTACCCGGAGGCGACAGCCACGTCCTAGTGCCGGGGGAGGTACCGTGCCACTCTCCGAGCACGAGCAGCGCATGCTCGAACAGATCGAGAGCGCGCTCTATGCTGAGGATCCGAAGTTCGCCTCGTCCGTCCGCGGCGGACGTCTTCGTTCGACCTCGAGTCGCCGCAGACTCCAGGCCGCGGCCTTGTTCGTCCTCGGCCTTTTCCTACTCGTCGCCGGCATCGCCGCACCAGTGAAGCCCGGCGGCTTTCCGATCATCAGCCTGATCGGTTTCATCGTCATGTTCGGTGCGGGCGTGCTGCTGTTGCTCGGCAGCACGAAGGGTATGACGCGGAGCAACCGCTCCGGCGACGCGCAGTCCGGCGGGCCGAGCGGTGGCGGATCGAGCGGGCCTGGGCGACAGCGCAAGTCCGGTGGTTTCTCCGAACGCATGGAAGATCGTTTCCGGCGGCGGTTCGAACAGGATTAACCCGGCCGTAGCCTGACGGCGGCAATATACGACGGCGGCGCCGCACCGAATTCCGGTGCGGCGCCGCCGTCTTCGCTTGTCTGTCAGGCCCCCTACCTAGCGATCTTTCCGACGCTCCCCACATTGCCCCACAAGCCTCCGTCATCGACCCTTCATGATCGGCCGAATGGGGTCGACCAGGCCGTTTGCTGGCAGTTTTCGGGCGATCGTGTCGAGGCGGCGCGCGTGTCGGCAGAACACGGAAAAAGTTCTCCCACCCCGTGATAGCTGGGATGACCTGGGAAATTGCGGACGCGGGGAGCCAGATCACCCGTGGTTTCGATTGAAAGTGGGGGAAAGTGGGGTAATGTGGAGCGCGCACTACAGGAGAGGCCGTACCAGCTGAGGTGATCCAGTAGGGAGGTTCCGGGGTGTTTCTCGGTACCTACACACCGAAGTTGGACGACAAAGGGCGACTGACGTTGCCTGCGAAGTTTCGAGACGATCTGGCGGGAGGGTTGATGGTCACGAAGAGTCAGGACCACAGCCTTGCCGTGTATCCGAAAGAGGAGTTCACCGCGCTCGCCCGGCGGGCGGCGGCGGCGTCTCGAAGCAACCCACAGGCGCGTGCGTTCGTCCGCGCACTCGCGGCCGGAACCGATGAGCAGCGTCCGGATACCCAAGGCCGGATCACCTTGTCGCCCGACCATCGGCGCTACGCCAACCTGAGCAGGGATTGCGTGGTGATCGGTGCGGTCGACTACCTCGAAATATGGGATAAGCAGGCGTGGGAGTCCTACCTCGCCGAGCATGAGGAGGATTACGCGCAAGCGAGAGACGAGTCGCTGGGCGGAATCTTCTAGCCCCGAGCGAGGCGAGTGCCACGCGGCCTCTGCCCGGACGCGGACCCTGACGTACTTCCCCGACGCCAGGTGCCGTATTCGGTCAGAGACCACGCGGCACTCGCCATTCGATTGGCTTTCGAAAGCTTAAGTCTGACAAGGCGACCGCAAGCAAGCGTGGATCCGGGAGGTCGAGGTGAATCATGAGCAGCCCGGCCCCCGCCATGTTCCGGTGCTGCTCACCCGGGCCGACGCGCTGCTCGGCCCCGCGCTGAGCGAACCCGGCGCGGTCTACCTCGACGCGACACTCGGACTCGGCGGACACGCCGAATATTTTTTACGCACCTATCCGCACCTACGCCTGGTCGGTCTGGACCGCGATACGTCGGCGCTGGAGCTGGCTCGGGCCAGGCTCGCACCCTATGCCGACCGAATCACGTTGGTGCACACCAGATATGACGGCATAGCCGCGGCGCTCGGCGAGGCCGGACTGCCCGCGACCGGTGCGGTGTCGGGCATCTTGATGGACCTCGGCGTGTCCTCGATGCAGCTGGACGAGGCCGACCGCGGCTTCGCCTACTCGGTGGACGCGCCGCTCGATATGCGGATGGATCCGACCACCGGGCCGACGGCCGCCGACGTGCTCAATACCTACAGCCACGGCGACTTGGCCCGGGTGCTGAAAACCTATGGGGAGGAACGGTTCGCGGGCAAGATCGCCAGCGAGGTACTGCGCAGGCGCGCCCGCAAGCCCTTCACCACCAGCGCCGAACTGGTGGAGCTGCTCTACGACACCATCCCCGCCGCGACCAGGCGCACCGGGGGACATCCGGCCAAACGGACCTTTCAGGCACTTCGGGTGGAGGTCAACGGCGAACTCGACTCGCTGCGGGCCGCGCTGCCCGCGGCGCTGGACGCGCTGCGCGTCGGCGGGCGGATCGTGGTCATGTCCTATCAGTCGCTGGAGGACCGGGTGGTCAAACAGGAGCTGGCGACGCGGTCGGCATCCAGGACACCGGCCGGCCTACCGGTCGAATTGCCCGGTATGGGACCGGAATTCCGGATGCTGACCCGCGGCGCGGAGAAGGCGACGGAGGCGGAGATCGAGGAGAACCCGCGCGCGGCGCCGGTGCGGATGCGCGCCGCCGAGCGGGTGGAGGTGAGCCGATGATCCCGCATATCGGCTCCGGTGGATGCGGATGTCCCGCGCAGACACAGCAGGAGGGGAGAGGATGAGCATGCGGACGCGCGCGGTGGCCGCGCCGGGTCGGGTCGCCCGGCGTGCGCAGGATGCCGAGCGGGTGAAATCCGGTGCGGCACAACGGGCCTACGCCCGCCGCCGGAGCCGGGCGGAGCAGCGGTCGGATGCGCCGGTACTGCCGTCGCGCAAGATGGCGGAGATGACGGCGGGGCGGATCCCGTTCGTCGCGGCGATCATCGCGCTGCTCGGCTGCGGACTCGCGTTGACACTGCTGCTCACCACCAGGGCCGCCGAGGACAGCTATCAGCTCAGCGACGCCAGACAGACCAACCGCACGCTCGCCGATGAGCGGGCCGCACTGCAGCGTGAGGTGGAGGCCGCCGATTCCGCACCCGAATTGGCCGCCAGGGCAAGGGATCTGGGCATGATTCCGGCGAAGGACCCGGCCCGGCTGGTGGTCGGCCCCGACGGCGCGATCACCGTGATCGGCAAGCCGGCGCCCGCGCAGGGCACACCGGTGCCGCCGCTGAACGTCTCGCCGACCGCGTCCGACGGGCCGCAGGCGGGCAACGCGCAGGCGCGCGGCGAACGGGTGGTTCCGGTGCCGACGACCACGAAGCCGCCGACGCCCGCCCCGGCCCAGCCCGCCGACCCCGCCGCGAATGCCGCTGCGGTACCGGGCGCTCAACCGGGCCCGGCCCAGGCTCCGGCGAATCCGGCAGCCGCGCCGGTCAATCCGGCCCAGCCGCCCGCGAGTCCGGCGCCACCGCCGCCGAATCCGGCTCCGGAACAGGCCGCGAACCCGGCCCCATCGCCGAATCCCGCTCAGCCCCCGGCGAATCCGCCTCAGCCTCCGGCAAATCCCGCTCAACCGGCGAATCAGGCGCCGCCGCCGAATCCGGCTCCGCCGCCCGTGCCCGCGGAAACCCCGCAGCCGGAAGCGCTTCCGAACCCGCAGCCCACCGGGGGTACGCCGCAGTGACCAGACAGACGTCCACACGCAGGCAGAGCAGGCCCGCGCCGCAGCAGCGACGCGGGCCCGCGCCGTCCAGGAAGCCGAGAGCGTCCGCGAGTCAGGCCGTCCCGGAGCGCCCGCTGCGGCTGCGGCTCGGCTTCGGCCGCATCGTGATGCTGGTCGCCCTGCTCGTCGTCGCGCTCCAATTGCTGTATATCCAAAGCATTTCCGCGCCGTCCCTATCCGCCCAGGCGGCCAGTCAGCGCACCACACGCGAGCCCGATTACGCGACCCGCGGTCCGATCACCGACCGCAACGGCAAATCGCTCGCCTTCTCGATCGCCGCGAAGGAGCTGACCTTCCTGCCGGTCGCGGTCCGAAAGCAGCTCGCGGCCGCGAAGGAGAAGAGCGACAAGGCGCCCGATCCGGACGAGCGGCTGAAGGCCATCGCGAAGGGTGTGCACGACAAGCTCGGTAAATCGGGTCCGTCGGAGTCGGATCTGCTGACCAAGCTGCGCAGCGACAAACAGTTCGTCAGCCTGGCGCAGAACGTCGAGCCGAGGATCGCCGCGGATATTCGCGCCGACTTCCCGGAGGTCGGCGCCGACACCCACTACCAGCGGGAGCATCCCGGCGGTTCACTCGCGGCCAATGTCATCGGCACCACCGGCTGGGACGGCCACGGTCAAATCGGCCTGGAGGCCTCGCTGGATTCGGCCCTCGCGGGCACCGACGGCTCGCTGACCTATGACCGCGGCTCCGACGGCGCCGTGATCCCCGGCAGCTGGCGCGACCGGCAGCAGGCCGTCAACGGATCCGGCGTCGAGCTGACCCTGGACTCGGACCTGCAGTACTACGTCCAGCAGCAGGTGCAGCAGGCGAAGGAATTGTCCGGGGCCAACGGTGTTTCGGCGGTCGTGCTCGACGCCAAGACCGCGCAGGTGCTGGCCATGGCGAACGACAATACGTTCAATCCGTCACTGCCGCCGAAGGATTGGGCGGCGGCCGATATGGGCAATCCGGCGGTGCAGGAGGTCTTCGAGCCCGGTTCGGTGAACAAGATCGTCACCGCCGCGGCCTCCATCGAATACGGGCTCACGAATCCCGATGAGGTGCTTCAGGTTCCGGGTGAGATCCAGATGTCGGGTGTCACCGTGCACGACGCGTGGCCGCACGGCACCGCGCCGTACACCACCACCGGCATCTTCGGTAAGTCGTCCAATGTCGGCACGCTGATGTTGGCGCAGCGGGTCGGCGATGAGCGGTTCGCCGATATGCTGCACCGCTTCGGCCTCGGCCAGCGCACCGGTGTCGGCCTGCCCGGTGAGAGCGCGGGCGTGGTGCCGCCCCGCGGACAGTGGTCCGGCGGCACCTTCGCGAACCTGCCTATCGGACAAGGGTTTTCGCTGACCACCCTGCAGATGGCCGGGATGTATCAGGCCATCGCCAACGACGGCGTGCGCATCCCGCCGCGGATCGTGAAGGCCAAGACGGCGCCCGACGGCACCCGCACCGAGGAACAGCAGCCGGAGGGTGTGCGGGTGGTGAGCCCGCAGACCGCCGCGACGCTGCGCACCATGTTCCAGGCCGTCACCCAGCGAGATCCGATGAACTCCAACCAGAACGGCACGGGTTGGCCCGCGGCGATCGAGGGTTATCAGATCGCCGGGAAAACCGGTACCGCGCAGAAGGTCGATCCGAGCTGCCACTGCTATTCGACCTCGGCGTTCTACATCACGTTCGCGGGCATGGCCCCGGCCGACAACCCGCGGTACGTCATCGGTCTCATGATGGACAATCCGGTGCGCAGTTCGGACGGCAGCGGCGGCCAGTCGGCCGCACCCCTGTTCCACAACATCGCCTCCTGGGCGTTGCAGCGCGACCGCGTTCCCCCGTCGCCGACACCGTCGAAGCGATTCGTCCTCCAGGCCGGATAACGGGAAACGGGCCCGGATCGCCGGGCCCGTTATTGTTTTAAACCTGTCCCCAGAACACATGGCCGTCCGGTGCGAGCTGGCAGCTCGCGACGACGTTCCCACGCGTGTCGTACAGCCTGTTGCCGCGATCCGCGATGGTGTTGCACACATTTCGATCACCGGTATCGGCATTCGCCGCGACAACCGGCAGCAACAGCCCCGCCGCCGCGATGGCCAATCCGGCGGTGGCGATTCGAATCACGGTCATATTGCCCCTCCATTGATGTGAAGACAGGGGAGGCTTCCCCCTGCAAGCGACGGTAGCCCGAAAACTGTTGGCCCCGTGAATGTTTGGCAGGAAGCTGGCAGGAGGTCGGCAGCTCGCGCCACACCCGGACCCGACCGGCCGATGCCGGGCCGTGGTCTCCGCGCGGACCGTCCCGGCGCGGGACATCGATCCGGAACGGACACCGTGCGTTTCCCGGTCGGTACCCCGCGTGGCGGTCCCGCTCTCGGCCGACCGCCATCGTAGGGTTGGGCGTGCGGGATTGATGCCGGGGACCGCGTGGTCGAGCAGTGGGCCCGCGCCGGTAACCTGACACCTCGATCACCGCCGCCGAGAGGAGCCTGGTTTCTGTGCAGTTCGGTCAATCGCGTGCGTTGCGCCCGGCGCATCCGCCCGCGACCCCGCTGACGACGCTGGCCTCCGCCATCTCCGCGCGGATGCGCGGCGCGGCGGACGCCGCACCGGTTTCGGTGACCGGGATCGAGCAGCGATCGGACGCGGTGCTGCCCGGCGACCTGTTCGCGGCCATGCCGGGCGCGCGGGCACACGGCGCGGCCTACGCGGGGGGCGCGGTCGAGCGGGGCGCCGTCGCGGTGCTGACCGATCCGGCCGGCGCCGAGCTGGCGGGCGAATTGCCCGTTCCGGTGCTGGTGGTCGACGACCCGCGCGCGGTGCTCGGCGAGCTGTCCGCCACGATCTACGGTCGCCCCTCGGACCGGCTGCGCATCATCGGCATCACCGGCACCTCCGGCAAGACCACCACCTCTTACCTGGTGGAGGCCGGGCTCGCGGCCGCGAAACTGTCCACCGCACTGATCGGCACCATCGAGACCCGGATCGGCGGGCAGCGGGTGCCGAGCGCGCTCACCACGCCGGAGGCGCCGCAGCTGCACGCGATGTTCGCGGTGATGGTCGAAAAGGGCGTCGACGCGGTGGTGATGGAGGTGTCCAGTCACGCGCTGGCGCTGGGCCGGGTGGACGGGGTGCGGTTCGCGGTGGGCGCGTTCACCAACCTGTCCCAGGACCACCTGGATTTCCACGCCGATTTCGAAGACTACTTCGCCGCCAAACGCAAACTGTTCGAGGCGGATTCGCCGATCGCCGCGCGCACCGCGGTGATCTGCGTCGACGACGAGTGGGGTGTGCGCCTCGCTGAGTCGCTGGAACGCCCGATCACGGTGTCCACCAACGGTTCCGGTGTTTGGAGCGTCTCCGGGCCGATCGAGGCGCACGGCGGCGCACAGGAATTCACCGCCGCGGGCCCGAACGGCGCGGTGCCCGTTCGCCTTCGGCTGCCGGGCCGCTACAACGTCGCGAACGGTCTGCTCGCGGTGGCGGTCTGCGCCGCGGCCGGAGTGGATCCGGCGACCGCCGCGTCCGCGCTGGCCCACGTCGACGTGCCGGGCCGGATGCAGCGGGTGGAACGCGGGCAGGACTTCCTGGCCATCGTCGACTACGCGCACAAACCCGCCGCGCTGGAATCGGTGATCGCGACGCTGCGCGAACACCTCGCCGCCGATACCGCCGGGCGGCTCGCCGTCGTGGTCGGCGCGGGCGGCGACCGGGACGCGGGCAAGCGGGCGCTCATGGGCGCGGCTGCGGCGACCGGGACCGAACTGCTGATCGTCACCGACGACAATCCGCGCGGCGAGGATCCCGCGGTCATCCGGGCCGCGGTACGCGAAGGCGCGCAACAGGTTCCGGCCGCCGATCGGGCCGAGGTGCGCGAACTCGGCGACCGGGCGGCCGCCATCGCCGCCGCCGTCGAGTGGGCCGGGCCCGGCGACGCGGTCCTCATCGCGGGCAAGGGCCATGAGCCGGGGCAGGAGATCCGGGGCGTCAAGCATCCGTTCGACGACCGCGACGTGCTCGCCGCCGCCATCGACCGGCGACTCGGCCAGACCACCCATCCGGGCCAAGCCACCCATCCGGGGGAGTCCCATCAGTCACTAGAACAGGGTCCGCAGGGGTCGGACACGAAGGACTTGACGGTTTCATGATCGAGATGACACTGCGGGAGATCGCGGAGGTCGTCGGCGGCACGCTGCACGACGTACCCGACCCGGAGGTGACGGTGCCGGGCGCGGTCGAATTCGATTCGCGCCGAATCGGTTCCGGTGATCTGTTCCTGGCGTTGCCCGGTGCGAACGCGGACGGCCACGATTACGCGCGGGCCGCGGTCGCGGCGGGTGCGGTCGCGGTGCTCGCGGCCAGGCCGGTGGGCGTGCCCGCCATCGTGGTCGCCCCGAATCCGGGCGCGGTACCCGCGAGTTCCGTTGCGCTGGCCGGTGATTCGGACGGTTCCGGCGCCGCGGTGCTCGCCGCCCTGGCCACCCTGGCCCGGGTCAGCGTCGAAAGGCTCACCGCCGCGGGCGGTCTCACGGTGGTCGGGGTCACCGGTTCGTCCGGTAAGACCTCGACCAAGGATCTGCTCGCCGCGGTGCTCTCACCGCTCGGGCCGGTGGTCGCGCCGCCCGGCTCGTTCAACAACGAGCTGGGGCATCCGTGGACGGCGTTGCGCGCCAACGCCGATACCCGCTTCCTGGTGTTGGAGCTCTCGGCCCGCGGCCCCGGCCACATCGCCGCGCTGAGCCGCGTCGTACCGCCGGGCATCGGCGTAGTGCTCAATGTCGGCACCGCCCACCTAGGCGAGTTCGGCAGCCGCGAGGCCATCGCCAAGACCAAAGGCGAACTGGTGGAAGCACTTCCGTCGTCCGGGCTGGCCGTGCTCAACGCCGACGACCCGCAGGTGGCCGCGATGGCCGAGCGGACCCGCGCCAGGGTGGTGACGGTCGGTCAGGCCGCCGGCGCCCAGATCCGGGCCACCGATATCCGTCTCGACGCCGAGGCGCGCGCCGAATTCACCATGCACACCCCCAAGGGCAGCATCGGAATCCGGTTGGCCGTGCACGGCGAACATCAGGTGGGCAATGCCCTGTCGGCCGCCGCGGTCGCCATGGAATGCGGCGCGGATCCGGAGACCATCGCGGCGGCGCTGTCCGGCGCGCACGCGGTCTCGGAACGGCGGATGGATGTGCGCACCACCGCATCCGGCGTCACCGTCGTCAACGACTCGTACAACGCGAACCCGGATTCGGTGCGCGCGGCGCTCAAGGCGCTGGTCACCATGTCGCGGGCGGGTGCGGCGCCGCGCAGGAGCTGGGCGGTGCTCGGCGAAATGGCCGAACTGGGCGAGGAATCCGTCGTCGAACACGATCGGATCGGACGGCTGGCCGTGCGCCTGGACGTGGACCGGCTCGTCGTCGTCGGCACCGGAAGGCCGTCCCGGGCGATGCACCAGGGAGCGGTGATGGAAGGCTCATGGGGCGAGGAATCGGTCCTCGTCCCCGATATCGGCGCGGCCATCGCGCTGCTCGACGCCTCCGTCGAGCCGGGTGACGTGGTGCTGGTCAAGGCATCCAAGTCGGTCGGCCTCTGGGAGGTCGCCGAACATCTGACCGGTGGAGAGGCGGTTAAATGAGGCAGATCCTGTTCGCGGCGGCCATCGCGCTCGCCGTCTCGATCCTGCTCACGCCCCTGCTGATCAAGATGTTCGCCAAACAGGGCTTCGGACAAGAGATCCGGGTGGACGGCCCGGCCTCGCACCAGGCCAAGCGCGGCACGCCGACCATGGGCGGCGTCGCCATCGTGATCGGCATGTGGGCCGGATATCTGGGTTCGCACCTGATCGGCATCGGCTACCACGCCGACGGACCATCCGCATCGGCGCTGCTGGTGCTCGGCCTGGCGACCTTCCTCGGCGCCGTCGGCTTCGTCGACGATTTCATCAAGATCCGCAAGCAGCGCAATCTGGGCCTCACCGCGGCGGGCAAATACCTCGGGCAGTTGAGCGCGGCCGTCGTATTCGGCGTGCTGGCACTGCGATTCCGCGGCGAGAACGGGTTGACGCCCGCGAGCAGGCACCTGTCCTACGTCCGCGACATCACCACGGTGTCGATGAGCGTGATCATCTTCCTGTGCTTCGTCTGCTTCGTGGTGGTGGCCTGGTCCAACGCGGTGAACCTGACCGACGGCCTGGACGGTTTGGCCGCGGGATCGATGAGCCTGGTGCTCGGCGGCTACGTGATCATCACGTTCTGGCAGTACTACCACGCCTGCTCCACCAAGCCGGAGGCCGGCTGCTACAACGTCCGCGACCCGCTGGACCTGGCACTGGTCTGCGCGGCGGGCGCGGCGGCCTGCGTCGGCTTCCTATGGTGGAACGCGGCCCCGGCCAAGATCTTCATGGGCGATACCGGTTCGCTCGCGTTGGGCGGTCTGCTGGCCGGACTGTCCATCACCAGCCGGACCGAACTGCTGATGATCGTGATCGGCGCGCTGTTCGTCGCCGAGGCGGCGTCGGTGGTGTTGCAGGTGGTGGTATTCCGCACCACCCGCAACCGGTTGTTCAAGATGGCGCCGTTCCATCATCACTTCGAACTCAGCAAGTGGGCGGAGACGACCGTGATCATCCGGTTCTGGCTGTTGGCCGGGATCGCGTCGGCGGTCGGACTCGGCCTGTTCTACAGCCAATACCTTTCCGCGGTCGGGTGAAGCATAACGATGGTCGAACATTCTCCGAGGGCCCTGCGATCACCGGGGCCCATGCTCGAATTCCTGCGCGGCCGTGACGTTCTCGTCGCGGGCTGGGGCGTATCCGGTCGGTCGCTGATCGAACCGCTGCGCGATATCGGCGCGCGCCCGGTGGTCACCGACGCCGGTGCGGCCGCGCTGTCCGAGGCCGCCGGTCTCGGTTTGGACGTGGCCACCTCGGTGTCGCTGGAATCCACCGATTGGAGCCGGTTCGCGCTGGTCATCACCAGCCCCGGCTGGCGACCGGATTCGCCGGTGCTGGCGGCCGCGGTCGCCGAGGGCACCCCGGTGTGGGGCGATGTCGAATTCGCCTGGTGGGTCGACCAGGCCAGGATCTACGGCCCGGTGCGCAAGTGGCTGGTGGTGACCGGCACCAACGGCAAGACCACCACCACCTCGATGGTGCACTCGATCCTGCGCGCGGCCGGTATCGCCAGCGTCGCGTGCGGCAATATCGGGCTGCCCATCCTGGACGCGCTGCGCCGCAACCCGGGTCCGCAGGTGCTCGCGGTGGAGCTGTCGTCGTTCCAATTGCATTGGGCCCCTTCGGTGCGGCCCGAGGCGGGCGTCGTGCTGAACGTGGCCGAGGATCACCTCGACTGGCACGGCAGCCTCGACGCCTACGCCGCCGCGAAGGCCAGGGCGTTGACGGGCCGCATCGGCGTCGTCGGCCTCGACGATCCGGTGGCCGCCTCGCTGGCCCGTCGCTCGAAGGCGCGACGGACCGTCGGCTTCCGGGTCGGCGTCCCCGCCGACGGCGAATTGGGTGTCGTCGACGGAAAGCTGCTCGACCGCGCCTTCACCAAGGCCGCGATCCTCGCCGAGGCGGGCGATATCAGCCCGCAGGGTCCCGCCGGTGTCGCCGACGCGCTGGCTGCTGCCGCGCTCACCAGGGCGATCGATGTCGCGCCGCAGTTCGTGCGCGAGGGTTTGATCGAGCACAAGGTCGGCCCGCACCGGTCGGCGTTCGTGCGCGAGGTGGCGGGCGTCGAATTCATCGATGACTCCAAGGCCACCAACCCGCATGCCGCGCGCTCGGCGATCCTGGCGCACCAGCAGGTGGTGTGGCTGGCCGGCGGGCAGTTGAAGGGCGCGAGCATCGAGGATTTGATCGAAGAGGTCGCCGAACGCTTGGTCGCCGCGGTGTTGATCGGGGCCGACGCGCCGGTGATCGCCGCCGCGTTGGCGCGACACGCGCCCGAGGTCCCCGTCGTCGAGGTCGACTCGGGAGACGATGCACTGATGCGTGACTCGACTGCCGACAAGGCCGATGCCGTCATGGCCCGAGCCGTCAAGGTCGCGGCCGGGTTCGCCCGGCGCGGTGACACCGTGCTGCTGGCCCCCGCGGCCGCGTCGTTGGATATGTTCGCCGATTACACGCATCGCGGGCGCAGCTTCGCCGCCGCGGTCGACGCTTTGGAAGACGGTGACATCGGGCGGCAGCTATGACGGAGCGGCGTAAGCGGCAGGTGGGTACTCGGTTCGGGGCTTGGCTGGCGCGGCCGCTCGCATCCTTCCATCTGGTCGTCACCATCGCGACCCTGCTCACCGTGCTCGGTCTGGTGATGGTGCTTTCGGCGTCCAGCGTCGAGGCGGTGCACGAGGGCGAATCGGCGTATTCGCTGTTCCTCCAGCAGGCCATGTTCGCGGCGATCGGGTGCGTACTCTTCTACCTGGCGTTGCGGGTGTCGCTGAAACGGTTGCGGCAGTGGTCTTTTCCGGTGTTCGCGATGTCGGTGCTCGCGCTGGTGCTGGTGCTGATCCCGGGC
This region includes:
- a CDS encoding UDP-N-acetylmuramoyl-tripeptide--D-alanyl-D-alanine ligase, whose translation is MIEMTLREIAEVVGGTLHDVPDPEVTVPGAVEFDSRRIGSGDLFLALPGANADGHDYARAAVAAGAVAVLAARPVGVPAIVVAPNPGAVPASSVALAGDSDGSGAAVLAALATLARVSVERLTAAGGLTVVGVTGSSGKTSTKDLLAAVLSPLGPVVAPPGSFNNELGHPWTALRANADTRFLVLELSARGPGHIAALSRVVPPGIGVVLNVGTAHLGEFGSREAIAKTKGELVEALPSSGLAVLNADDPQVAAMAERTRARVVTVGQAAGAQIRATDIRLDAEARAEFTMHTPKGSIGIRLAVHGEHQVGNALSAAAVAMECGADPETIAAALSGAHAVSERRMDVRTTASGVTVVNDSYNANPDSVRAALKALVTMSRAGAAPRRSWAVLGEMAELGEESVVEHDRIGRLAVRLDVDRLVVVGTGRPSRAMHQGAVMEGSWGEESVLVPDIGAAIALLDASVEPGDVVLVKASKSVGLWEVAEHLTGGEAVK
- the mraY gene encoding phospho-N-acetylmuramoyl-pentapeptide-transferase, translated to MRQILFAAAIALAVSILLTPLLIKMFAKQGFGQEIRVDGPASHQAKRGTPTMGGVAIVIGMWAGYLGSHLIGIGYHADGPSASALLVLGLATFLGAVGFVDDFIKIRKQRNLGLTAAGKYLGQLSAAVVFGVLALRFRGENGLTPASRHLSYVRDITTVSMSVIIFLCFVCFVVVAWSNAVNLTDGLDGLAAGSMSLVLGGYVIITFWQYYHACSTKPEAGCYNVRDPLDLALVCAAGAAACVGFLWWNAAPAKIFMGDTGSLALGGLLAGLSITSRTELLMIVIGALFVAEAASVVLQVVVFRTTRNRLFKMAPFHHHFELSKWAETTVIIRFWLLAGIASAVGLGLFYSQYLSAVG
- the murD gene encoding UDP-N-acetylmuramoyl-L-alanine--D-glutamate ligase — its product is MLEFLRGRDVLVAGWGVSGRSLIEPLRDIGARPVVTDAGAAALSEAAGLGLDVATSVSLESTDWSRFALVITSPGWRPDSPVLAAAVAEGTPVWGDVEFAWWVDQARIYGPVRKWLVVTGTNGKTTTTSMVHSILRAAGIASVACGNIGLPILDALRRNPGPQVLAVELSSFQLHWAPSVRPEAGVVLNVAEDHLDWHGSLDAYAAAKARALTGRIGVVGLDDPVAASLARRSKARRTVGFRVGVPADGELGVVDGKLLDRAFTKAAILAEAGDISPQGPAGVADALAAAALTRAIDVAPQFVREGLIEHKVGPHRSAFVREVAGVEFIDDSKATNPHAARSAILAHQQVVWLAGGQLKGASIEDLIEEVAERLVAAVLIGADAPVIAAALARHAPEVPVVEVDSGDDALMRDSTADKADAVMARAVKVAAGFARRGDTVLLAPAAASLDMFADYTHRGRSFAAAVDALEDGDIGRQL